The Fortiea contorta PCC 7126 genome has a segment encoding these proteins:
- a CDS encoding SdrD B-like domain-containing protein, whose protein sequence is MQLLFSHLPTVKSTFLTALLTSLQVLFPVSSTLATEICPPGTKPITIYRNKSKFPNIDRKGKAKIICVATGTIGDTVFSDINANHQQDAEEPGIGGVDVYLRDLHDNVISTTTTDSNGKYSFSDLLPGSYTVTVPHIPDGFTPTLIPPHPITLTDGQHFDQADFGFRPPSNGWIGDTVFRDRNGNGIQDNNEPGIPDVKVTLTLADGTTRSTTTDGNGLYSFSHLPPGAYQVAADVPPRHVLTTGVNPFHINLLPNQHLDHADFGFRKNLSDGGSIGDTVFSDRNGNGIQDNNEPGIPNVLLTLTLPGTDGILGNDDDTTQTTTTNDNGNYNFQNLPAGNYKVTVTPPADFPEITTGNLQVHLSLAARESRTDVDFGFKRSLNGSIGDFVFNDQNRDGALNSGDIGLPNVKLTLKNTDGEIVATTTSDRNGNYLFTDLPLGSYTVEVSQLDNFNSTTKTILFVNLTTDAPDNLDIDFGFANNNLVPEEVSLRLVKRITAVLKNDGQRFQYSSFIDDPNDKDDEQIQPNPLGQYELLTRLSSGDEVEYTIYFRTGQALENLTICDLIPQGTTYVNNSISVTNVGFGAEQGRFFSPLTPLEDVPQSQACENRHNINGTVIVKLGNIAGGQFGLVRFRVKID, encoded by the coding sequence ATGCAACTATTATTTTCGCATCTACCAACTGTGAAAAGTACTTTTTTAACCGCGCTGTTAACCAGTTTGCAAGTACTTTTTCCTGTCAGTTCAACCTTAGCAACAGAAATCTGTCCTCCGGGAACAAAGCCAATAACTATCTATAGGAATAAGTCGAAGTTTCCTAATATTGATAGAAAGGGAAAAGCTAAAATTATTTGTGTCGCTACAGGTACAATTGGCGATACCGTTTTTAGTGACATCAATGCTAACCACCAGCAAGATGCAGAGGAACCGGGTATAGGTGGTGTCGATGTTTACTTAAGAGATTTGCATGACAATGTAATTAGCACTACTACCACTGACAGTAACGGTAAATATAGCTTTTCTGATTTGCTACCGGGTTCGTACACAGTTACTGTTCCCCATATCCCTGATGGATTCACCCCGACTCTGATTCCACCCCACCCGATTACTCTCACGGATGGACAGCATTTTGACCAAGCTGATTTTGGTTTCCGTCCTCCCAGCAATGGCTGGATTGGTGATACTGTGTTCCGCGATCGCAATGGTAATGGTATTCAAGACAACAACGAACCCGGTATTCCTGACGTCAAGGTAACTCTGACCCTTGCTGATGGTACTACTCGCAGCACCACTACCGATGGGAATGGTCTATATAGTTTCTCCCATTTACCCCCTGGAGCTTATCAGGTCGCTGCTGATGTCCCTCCTCGCCATGTCCTCACCACTGGGGTGAATCCTTTCCATATCAATCTTTTACCCAACCAACATCTAGATCATGCTGACTTTGGCTTCCGTAAAAACTTATCTGACGGCGGTAGCATCGGTGATACAGTGTTTAGCGATCGCAACGGTAACGGTATTCAAGACAACAATGAACCCGGAATTCCTAATGTCCTGTTGACTCTGACTCTACCAGGAACTGACGGGATTTTGGGCAATGACGATGACACAACGCAAACAACAACTACCAACGACAACGGTAATTACAATTTCCAAAATCTCCCAGCAGGTAACTACAAAGTCACGGTCACTCCACCTGCAGATTTTCCAGAAATTACCACCGGTAATCTCCAAGTTCATCTGAGTCTCGCAGCGAGGGAATCGCGGACGGATGTTGACTTTGGTTTCAAGCGATCGCTCAATGGTTCTATAGGTGATTTTGTCTTTAACGATCAAAATCGAGATGGTGCGTTAAATTCCGGTGACATAGGTTTACCAAATGTCAAGTTAACTCTGAAAAATACCGATGGTGAGATAGTTGCTACCACCACCAGCGATCGCAACGGTAACTATCTCTTTACCGATTTACCGTTAGGAAGCTACACGGTAGAAGTCTCACAATTGGACAACTTCAACTCCACGACCAAAACTATTTTGTTTGTGAACTTAACAACAGATGCACCAGATAATCTAGACATTGATTTTGGTTTTGCTAATAACAACTTAGTCCCAGAAGAAGTTAGTTTGCGATTAGTGAAACGAATTACCGCCGTCCTCAAAAACGATGGTCAACGTTTCCAATACAGCAGCTTCATCGATGATCCCAACGATAAAGATGACGAACAAATACAACCAAATCCTCTTGGTCAATATGAATTATTAACACGTTTATCCAGCGGTGACGAAGTAGAATATACCATCTATTTCCGCACTGGTCAGGCTTTAGAAAATCTCACCATCTGTGACTTAATTCCTCAAGGTACAACTTATGTTAATAACAGTATTTCTGTTACTAATGTTGGTTTTGGTGCAGAGCAAGGTAGATTTTTTTCGCCTTTAACGCCCTTAGAAGATGTTCCACAAAGTCAAGCTTGTGAGAATCGTCATAATATTAATGGAACGGTGATTGTTAAATTAGGAAACATAGCTGGAGGACAATTTGGGCTGGTGAGGTTTCGTGTCAAAATTGATTGA
- a CDS encoding serine/threonine protein kinase, whose product MIGKLLDHRYQVIRVLATGGFGQTYIAQDTRRPGNPICVVKHLKPASSDPKVFDTAKRLFHSEAETLEHLGNHHQIPRLLAYFDENQEFYLVQEFIEGNTLGEELLPGKRWSENQVIQLLQEVLGILEFVHSQGVIHRDIKPDNIIRRTADNQLVLVDFGAVKQLRNPIATVAGQPTATVVIGTPGYMPTEQGQGKPRPNSDIYSLGIIAIQALTGIPAAQLEEDQDTGEIIWQHLAPVSSRLAAILSTMVRYHFKDRYQSAKAALQALQEVFNPVSAISAPQKASHTVNNRPTPQPFPESRQQTIAVAPVNRAVAKPPRQDTSKPDPLPLCVGLLLAGGAAALVSHVYPNVKNLASNWTGGDILSGNQCAAVVVGNSNIRSEPSSINADNIVQTIAKDTKFVVTGKQTKRGWVELKLNSGNVAWAHADVINNNQQWVSCLQEKNIAIKTVDDNTLIATQPKPKLVNSVTSATKKPEPFSTEPFIANTEKSQPIDNSKAILEKAQQKYESGDLPGAIALLKSLPENAASSFQETAAMIAQWQQDWAKADAIFNDINTAIEQGQWDKVLAFRDNPEKLPNIKYWQEKLEPLFKQAADNLAKQTLSQPRPTPSTKP is encoded by the coding sequence ATGATCGGCAAACTACTAGACCATCGCTACCAAGTAATTAGAGTCCTCGCTACCGGAGGATTTGGTCAAACCTATATTGCCCAAGATACTAGGCGGCCAGGAAACCCGATTTGCGTGGTCAAACACCTCAAACCCGCCAGTTCCGACCCCAAAGTTTTTGACACCGCCAAGCGTCTGTTCCACAGCGAAGCCGAAACCCTAGAGCATTTGGGTAATCACCATCAAATACCCAGACTCTTAGCATACTTTGACGAAAACCAAGAATTTTATTTAGTTCAAGAATTTATCGAAGGAAACACCCTCGGTGAAGAACTTTTACCCGGTAAGCGCTGGAGTGAAAACCAAGTAATTCAACTATTACAAGAAGTCTTAGGTATTCTCGAATTTGTCCATAGCCAAGGCGTGATTCACCGCGATATCAAACCCGATAACATCATCCGTCGCACCGCCGATAATCAATTAGTTTTAGTAGACTTTGGTGCAGTCAAACAACTGCGAAATCCCATCGCCACAGTCGCCGGACAACCCACCGCCACGGTAGTAATCGGCACACCTGGTTACATGCCTACGGAACAAGGACAAGGCAAACCCCGCCCCAACAGTGATATTTATTCCTTGGGAATCATTGCCATTCAAGCCCTGACAGGAATCCCCGCCGCCCAATTAGAAGAAGACCAAGACACAGGTGAAATTATCTGGCAACATTTAGCACCCGTGAGTTCTCGGTTAGCAGCAATATTAAGCACAATGGTGCGCTATCACTTCAAAGACCGCTATCAAAGCGCCAAAGCTGCACTACAAGCCCTCCAGGAAGTCTTTAACCCCGTCTCTGCCATTTCCGCACCCCAAAAAGCTTCCCACACCGTCAACAACAGACCTACGCCCCAACCATTCCCAGAATCGCGCCAACAAACCATCGCCGTGGCGCCGGTGAATCGAGCAGTAGCGAAACCTCCCCGCCAAGACACCAGTAAACCAGACCCCTTACCATTGTGCGTGGGTCTATTATTAGCAGGTGGTGCGGCAGCTTTAGTCTCTCACGTTTATCCGAATGTGAAAAATTTAGCTAGCAATTGGACTGGTGGTGATATACTCTCCGGCAACCAATGTGCAGCAGTAGTTGTAGGCAATTCTAATATTCGTTCCGAACCCAGTTCAATTAATGCTGATAATATTGTCCAAACAATCGCTAAAGACACCAAATTTGTAGTCACCGGCAAACAAACAAAACGGGGTTGGGTGGAACTGAAACTCAACTCAGGAAACGTGGCTTGGGCGCACGCTGATGTAATTAATAATAATCAGCAATGGGTATCATGTCTCCAAGAAAAAAACATCGCTATCAAAACAGTAGACGATAATACCTTAATCGCTACTCAACCAAAACCAAAACTTGTCAATTCAGTAACTTCTGCAACTAAAAAACCAGAACCATTCAGCACCGAACCCTTCATCGCTAACACCGAAAAATCTCAACCGATTGATAACAGTAAAGCCATCTTAGAAAAAGCACAACAAAAGTATGAGTCAGGAGATTTACCAGGAGCGATCGCCCTGTTGAAATCTCTTCCAGAAAATGCCGCTTCTAGCTTCCAAGAAACAGCCGCAATGATTGCCCAATGGCAACAAGACTGGGCAAAAGCAGATGCTATATTCAACGATATCAACACCGCCATTGAACAAGGACAATGGGATAAAGTTCTAGCATTTAGAGACAATCCCGAAAAGTTGCCCAACATTAAATATTGGCAGGAAAAACTAGAACCATTATTTAAACAAGCTGCCGATAACCTAGCCAAACAAACACTCTCTCAACCCAGACCCACCCCCTCCACAAAACCATAA
- a CDS encoding glutaredoxin family protein, with translation MRLILYSKPGCHLCEGLQEKLTQIVEMGNFAALELEVRDITIREDWLLAYQYEVPVLFLVNHEQLGAVEQPLPRPSPRASVQLLERMLHQYLSN, from the coding sequence ATGCGATTGATTTTATACAGTAAACCCGGTTGTCATTTGTGTGAGGGTTTGCAGGAAAAGTTGACACAAATTGTGGAAATGGGCAACTTTGCGGCTCTAGAGTTAGAAGTGCGGGATATTACAATTCGTGAAGATTGGTTACTGGCTTATCAGTATGAAGTGCCAGTTTTATTTTTAGTTAACCATGAACAGCTAGGCGCGGTGGAACAACCTTTACCGCGTCCTTCTCCCCGTGCTAGTGTGCAACTTTTGGAGCGAATGCTGCATCAGTATTTATCCAATTAG
- a CDS encoding UDP-N-acetylmuramoyl-L-alanyl-D-glutamate--2,6-diaminopimelate ligase translates to MKLRELLAAVDGIEQLPDAPGFGDVQVTGLKTNSHACGVGDLFIGMPGLRVDGGEFWPSALAAGAVGAIVSVEALQKQPPHSQALVISAANMAQVCGQIASAFYGYPGHKLQLVGVTGTNGKTTTTHLIEFLLTRANLPTALMGTLYTRWPGFEQTAIHTTPFAVELQQQLGEAVAAGCEFGVMEVSSHALAQGRVLGCQFRVGVFSNLTQDHLDYHRDMEDYFAAKALLFSPDYLQGRAIINADDGYGKRLIAGLSRERVWSYSVNDNSADLWMSDLKTQPNGVSGILHTPHGDVALRSPLVGQYNLENLLAAVGAVLDLGLDLQLVAATVSEFPGVPGRMEQVQIVPEQDISVIVDYAHTPDSLENLLKAARPFIPGRVICVFGCGGDRDRTKRPKMGKIAAELADVAVVTSDNPRTEDPERILQDVLAGIPDSITPIVISDRATAIRTAILQAQPGDGVLLAGKGHEDYQILGTEKIHFDDREQAREALQARLSSQN, encoded by the coding sequence ATGAAATTGCGGGAATTGTTGGCAGCGGTGGATGGAATTGAGCAGTTACCTGATGCTCCTGGTTTTGGGGATGTGCAGGTAACAGGTTTAAAAACGAATTCTCATGCTTGCGGTGTGGGAGATTTGTTTATAGGGATGCCGGGATTAAGGGTGGATGGTGGGGAATTTTGGCCGAGTGCTCTAGCTGCTGGTGCGGTGGGGGCGATTGTGTCTGTTGAAGCTTTGCAAAAACAGCCGCCTCATTCTCAGGCTTTGGTAATCAGTGCGGCTAATATGGCTCAAGTTTGTGGTCAGATAGCCAGCGCTTTTTACGGTTATCCTGGGCACAAGTTACAGTTGGTCGGTGTGACTGGTACTAATGGTAAAACTACGACTACTCATTTAATTGAGTTTTTGTTAACTAGGGCTAATTTACCCACGGCTTTGATGGGGACGCTTTACACTCGCTGGCCTGGTTTTGAGCAAACTGCTATCCACACGACGCCGTTTGCGGTGGAATTACAACAGCAACTGGGAGAAGCTGTCGCTGCTGGTTGTGAGTTTGGGGTGATGGAGGTGAGTTCCCATGCTTTAGCTCAGGGGCGAGTTTTGGGTTGTCAATTCCGGGTGGGTGTGTTCAGTAATTTGACTCAAGACCATCTGGATTATCACCGGGATATGGAAGATTATTTTGCGGCGAAGGCGTTGTTGTTTAGTCCTGATTATCTCCAGGGACGAGCAATTATTAATGCTGATGATGGTTATGGTAAACGTTTAATTGCTGGCTTGAGTCGGGAGCGGGTTTGGAGCTACAGCGTCAATGATAACAGTGCAGATTTATGGATGAGTGATTTAAAAACTCAGCCGAACGGTGTCAGCGGGATTTTGCATACACCCCATGGTGATGTGGCGTTGCGATCGCCTTTGGTTGGTCAATATAATTTAGAAAATCTGTTGGCTGCGGTAGGTGCGGTTTTAGATTTGGGGTTAGATTTACAGTTAGTGGCGGCGACTGTATCTGAGTTTCCCGGTGTTCCTGGGAGAATGGAGCAGGTACAAATCGTTCCTGAACAAGATATCAGCGTGATTGTTGATTATGCTCACACTCCAGATAGTTTAGAAAATTTGCTCAAAGCTGCGCGTCCATTTATTCCTGGTCGGGTGATTTGTGTGTTTGGCTGTGGGGGCGATCGCGATCGCACCAAGCGTCCGAAAATGGGTAAAATCGCCGCTGAGTTAGCCGATGTGGCGGTGGTAACATCCGATAATCCCCGGACTGAAGACCCGGAACGAATTTTGCAAGATGTATTAGCGGGGATTCCTGACTCTATCACACCGATTGTGATTAGCGATCGCGCTACCGCTATCCGAACTGCAATTCTCCAAGCCCAACCGGGAGATGGCGTCTTGTTAGCTGGTAAGGGTCATGAAGACTATCAAATTCTGGGAACCGAAAAAATCCACTTTGACGACCGAGAACAAGCGCGAGAGGCTTTACAGGCTAGATTGAGTAGTCAAAATTAA
- a CDS encoding DICT sensory domain-containing protein → MNESLAQDLSLYQIALGVQEPPQQLCLSPATLLSLVKSQIDLLIERQIQATVWVKLPPGKIWYSELTRYQSSVNAANVIYNCQLIERRRDRNSSSSPSPIHIKAREEFRTEKTLINQVGVQLLPNRSLQREYFLLVLSPQFSSLIVARRPLKRRKTRLLPRTNTTKTPPLLTITTLENKVIQEVLDGIKQQVRTPAVSAIAQTDFICSTTPEPALISQLLAQQLQRQNEVNRQIITRQLGKLRQQNQQLQKKEQLKDEYLSNVCQELRTPLTHMKTSLSLLNSPNLKPQQKQRYFQMLNTQCDRQNSLISGLLALVNLERNLAGMALETVHLSDIVPGVVSTYQPVAQEKGIMLAYTIPTELPPVRCVSGGVRLIVINLLHNSIKFTTNGGQVWVRARAHGDYVQLEFRDTGVGIAENEIPKIFDSFYRARSSATEDSNAPGLGLTIVQQLLWRSGGSISVKSKLYEGSSFVVQLAIARDSVRI, encoded by the coding sequence ATGAATGAATCTCTGGCTCAGGATTTATCCCTCTATCAGATAGCTTTGGGAGTGCAAGAGCCTCCCCAGCAACTATGCCTCAGTCCGGCGACTCTGCTATCATTAGTCAAATCACAAATTGACTTATTGATTGAGCGGCAAATTCAAGCTACTGTGTGGGTGAAGCTGCCACCAGGAAAAATTTGGTATTCAGAATTAACTCGTTATCAATCTTCTGTAAATGCTGCTAATGTCATTTATAATTGCCAATTAATAGAGAGAAGGAGAGACAGAAATTCATCTAGTTCTCCGTCCCCAATTCATATAAAAGCGCGGGAAGAATTCCGCACAGAGAAGACATTGATTAATCAAGTAGGTGTGCAGTTGTTACCAAATAGGTCACTGCAACGAGAATATTTTTTACTTGTGTTGTCACCGCAGTTTAGCAGTTTAATTGTGGCTCGTAGACCATTAAAAAGACGCAAAACCCGCTTGCTACCGAGAACTAACACTACTAAAACCCCTCCATTGCTGACAATAACTACCTTAGAAAATAAGGTAATTCAGGAAGTATTAGATGGGATAAAACAACAGGTGAGAACGCCAGCAGTATCGGCGATCGCCCAGACTGATTTTATTTGCTCCACCACACCAGAACCAGCCTTAATCAGTCAATTATTAGCGCAACAACTACAACGGCAAAACGAAGTTAATCGCCAAATTATAACTCGGCAACTAGGAAAATTACGACAACAAAATCAACAATTGCAAAAAAAAGAGCAACTCAAAGATGAATATTTAAGCAACGTCTGCCAAGAATTGCGGACACCTCTGACACATATGAAAACATCCCTGTCGTTGTTAAATTCTCCTAATCTCAAGCCGCAGCAAAAACAACGATATTTCCAGATGCTAAATACACAGTGCGATCGCCAAAATTCCCTAATTAGTGGTTTATTGGCTCTAGTGAATCTAGAACGGAATTTAGCGGGGATGGCGTTGGAGACAGTACACCTGTCAGATATAGTACCCGGCGTAGTTAGTACTTACCAACCAGTAGCACAAGAAAAAGGCATCATGCTAGCCTACACCATACCCACCGAACTTCCACCCGTGCGGTGTGTGAGCGGTGGAGTCCGGCTGATCGTCATTAATTTGCTACACAATAGTATTAAGTTTACTACTAACGGTGGTCAAGTGTGGGTGCGGGCACGTGCCCACGGCGATTATGTGCAATTAGAATTCCGTGACACAGGTGTGGGGATTGCAGAAAATGAAATTCCCAAAATCTTTGACAGCTTTTACCGGGCGCGTTCTAGCGCTACCGAAGACTCTAACGCTCCTGGATTAGGCTTGACAATTGTGCAGCAATTACTTTGGCGCTCTGGTGGCTCAATTTCCGTGAAAAGCAAGCTGTATGAAGGTTCCAGCTTTGTAGTCCAGCTAGCGATCGCTCGTGACTCTGTGAGAATATAA
- a CDS encoding sensor histidine kinase, whose protein sequence is MYEWILPSLSEILAESQSNVAECSPTKAEQQWRVSLAATEHLLMQTLATVPSEKTQGLVLAAPAPLFSQPQLTQSLQTVTFTAKPFNPLALMPFQMPAAIATIDEVSPHESVLPLLPADPLAREQFCLVFTDKFRLVLVLANHHNGQKTFSFSFDPEVVRRAWQALGARVMLTNPDFFTELDTVAEQYSPIAPHYQIVCQFSQFLLQELTQPEVSKEELREDKGNFSSYPCAPLSSSPPRSDVELLQAFAHEVRTPLTTIRTMTRLLLKRRDLPANVISRLEVIDHECTEQIDRMELLFKAAELETSTTVKPTRSQLTPMSLDQVLVQSIPRWQQAAQRRNLTLDVVLPQQLPTVVSNPNMLDQVLTGLMENFTRSLPPGSHIQVQVIPAGDQLKLQLSPQPQCKDTSKTATPAKPPIRRALGQLLMFQPETGTISLNIAATKHLFQAIGGKLIVRERPQYGEVMTIFLPLEVTKLKNV, encoded by the coding sequence GTGTACGAATGGATATTGCCAAGTCTTAGCGAAATCTTAGCCGAAAGCCAATCAAATGTGGCTGAGTGTTCACCAACCAAAGCAGAACAGCAATGGCGCGTCAGTCTAGCAGCGACAGAACACCTGCTGATGCAGACATTAGCAACTGTTCCAAGTGAAAAAACCCAAGGATTGGTCTTAGCTGCGCCAGCACCCCTGTTCAGTCAGCCACAACTGACTCAGAGTTTACAAACAGTAACTTTTACCGCTAAACCATTTAACCCTTTGGCGCTGATGCCGTTTCAGATGCCAGCGGCGATCGCTACAATAGATGAAGTCTCTCCTCATGAATCGGTGCTACCTTTACTACCAGCCGATCCTTTGGCCAGGGAGCAGTTTTGCTTAGTTTTTACAGATAAATTTCGCCTAGTTTTAGTATTAGCAAATCACCACAACGGTCAGAAAACATTTTCTTTTTCTTTTGATCCAGAGGTAGTGCGGCGGGCTTGGCAAGCTTTAGGAGCACGAGTCATGCTGACTAATCCAGATTTTTTTACAGAACTGGACACTGTAGCTGAACAATATTCGCCAATAGCCCCACACTATCAGATTGTCTGCCAATTCAGCCAGTTTTTACTGCAAGAATTAACACAACCGGAAGTTAGCAAGGAAGAATTGCGGGAAGATAAAGGAAATTTCTCTTCTTACCCCTGTGCTCCTCTTTCTTCTTCGCCTCCCCGTTCTGATGTAGAATTGCTGCAAGCTTTTGCTCATGAAGTTCGCACCCCTTTGACCACAATTCGCACGATGACACGTCTGCTGTTGAAGCGGCGCGATTTACCTGCGAATGTGATCAGTCGTCTAGAAGTGATTGATCATGAGTGCACTGAGCAAATCGACAGGATGGAATTGCTGTTTAAAGCAGCGGAATTAGAAACCTCCACGACGGTGAAACCTACACGCTCTCAATTGACACCGATGTCTTTAGATCAAGTGTTGGTGCAGAGTATACCTCGTTGGCAACAAGCAGCGCAACGGCGAAACTTAACTCTAGATGTGGTTTTACCTCAACAACTACCAACCGTGGTCAGCAATCCGAATATGCTCGATCAGGTTCTCACTGGTTTGATGGAGAATTTCACTCGCAGCTTACCTCCAGGTAGCCACATTCAAGTACAGGTGATTCCGGCTGGAGATCAACTCAAACTGCAATTATCGCCCCAACCCCAGTGCAAAGATACCAGTAAAACCGCTACACCAGCAAAGCCACCAATCCGCAGAGCGCTTGGTCAATTGCTGATGTTTCAACCGGAAACGGGGACAATTAGTCTCAATATTGCGGCGACAAAGCATTTATTTCAAGCGATTGGTGGTAAATTAATTGTGCGTGAGCGTCCTCAATATGGGGAAGTTATGACTATTTTCTTGCCTTTGGAAGTGACCAAGCTCAAAAATGTTTAA
- the cas8a1 gene encoding type I-MYXAN CRISPR-associated Cas8a1/Cmx1 — protein MGLELLYRLDDLGYTIYHRAALGGLAATIRAWGNAAPMDIKTEVERLQVRLYWDNLTDHSALKQILEASFRLTSEKIIDLPGQFIPSDEIELKIAIHNGLCATFLQHPKMRPGEKTPRSFDVKVAESASPQKLTYKAIDSYAHQKAQGTGLLEKLKNSSQEPTEQFPETAFISQFMIPGALKGSRLLEDEPSKVILLHFLMVACPIFFLRSQIEREQTYVCVLKGRRNKLQYRFNKLHGS, from the coding sequence ATGGGACTGGAATTATTATACCGATTAGATGATCTAGGCTATACGATTTACCACCGTGCTGCTTTAGGAGGGCTAGCAGCAACAATTCGGGCTTGGGGAAATGCAGCACCAATGGATATTAAAACTGAAGTAGAACGCCTACAAGTTCGCTTATATTGGGATAATCTTACAGATCATTCAGCTTTAAAACAAATCCTGGAAGCTTCCTTTAGGTTAACTTCTGAAAAAATCATAGATTTACCAGGGCAGTTCATTCCGTCTGACGAAATAGAATTAAAAATTGCAATTCATAACGGATTATGTGCTACCTTTTTACAGCATCCCAAGATGCGCCCTGGCGAGAAAACTCCGCGAAGCTTTGACGTAAAAGTAGCAGAGTCAGCATCACCTCAAAAATTGACCTATAAAGCTATTGATAGTTATGCACATCAAAAAGCTCAAGGGACGGGGTTGCTAGAAAAACTCAAAAATTCTTCACAAGAGCCAACAGAGCAATTCCCAGAAACAGCATTCATTTCTCAGTTTATGATTCCAGGAGCGCTTAAAGGTTCCAGACTACTAGAAGATGAACCTAGCAAGGTAATTTTACTGCATTTTCTAATGGTGGCTTGTCCGATATTTTTCTTACGCTCTCAGATAGAGCGAGAACAGACTTATGTTTGTGTACTGAAGGGGAGACGAAATAAGCTACAATATAGATTCAATAAGCTTCATGGCTCTTAA